The proteins below are encoded in one region of Legionella antarctica:
- a CDS encoding aminotransferase class IV, translating to MHTRVLVDKGDNSPAFAIDDRIHLGEGLFETLKVDSSKPCFAYLHWQRLGNAARNLAIPFDLSFDDWQDHLIAQIKRDNLYHGGIKVILSGGTAPRGLAEQGQVSQLMLQTFNYVVHKHPMRLVSASWLRDGANPVYQLKSVNYLEAIIARRHALTLGADDALFFNMLHHATETTCANLFLIKDNTLLTPSLGDGVLPGITRSRILSIGLHYQISCLELPVTKKMIEEADAVFVTNSLQGIRSVRSLDNFVFNLTHPLLGQLAVWLEQI from the coding sequence ATGCACACAAGAGTATTAGTAGACAAAGGTGATAATAGTCCCGCATTTGCAATTGATGATCGTATTCATCTTGGGGAAGGTTTGTTTGAAACCCTTAAAGTGGATAGTTCCAAACCTTGTTTTGCTTATTTACATTGGCAAAGGCTGGGTAATGCGGCGCGAAACTTGGCTATTCCCTTCGATCTTTCATTTGATGATTGGCAGGATCATTTGATCGCGCAGATTAAACGAGATAATTTGTATCATGGCGGGATCAAGGTGATTTTAAGTGGGGGTACTGCTCCCAGAGGCTTGGCGGAGCAAGGACAGGTCAGCCAACTGATGCTTCAAACATTTAATTATGTTGTGCATAAACACCCCATGCGTCTAGTGAGCGCTTCTTGGTTAAGGGATGGCGCTAATCCCGTTTATCAATTAAAGTCGGTCAATTATTTGGAGGCGATAATTGCTCGACGACACGCTCTTACTCTTGGGGCTGACGATGCTTTGTTTTTTAATATGCTTCATCATGCCACTGAAACTACCTGCGCCAATCTTTTTTTGATTAAAGATAATACTTTGTTAACCCCCTCTTTAGGTGATGGCGTTTTGCCGGGTATTACTCGATCACGTATTCTTTCAATTGGGCTGCATTATCAGATTTCTTGTCTTGAACTTCCTGTTACCAAAAAAATGATTGAGGAAGCGGATGCGGTATTTGTAACTAATTCCCTGCAGGGGATTCGTTCGGTGCGCTCTTTAGATAATTTTGTTTTTAATTTGACTCACCCACTGCTTGGGCAATTAGCTGTTTGGCTGGAGCAGATATAA
- a CDS encoding VTT domain-containing protein gives MRLLNGCNKVCGMISKPNLYIKITCLIFAFIALISCALAFQKYSLEIVDWINKLGWLAPVLFLILYCLASLMFLPTMVLTLAGGAIFGPVIGTILNLVGATFGAAFSFLITRHLIYDWFSKKRGERLNKLIAGVDQKGWMFVAVLRLFLIVPFNLVNYGLGVTGIKFRLYIITTFIFLIPAEIIYTYFGYAGMDALSRPDHFYRNGGIILSGLGILFLCVIKLVNRK, from the coding sequence TTGCGACTCCTTAATGGCTGTAATAAAGTGTGTGGGATGATTTCTAAACCTAACCTCTATATTAAAATAACTTGCTTGATTTTTGCATTTATTGCATTAATTTCATGCGCATTGGCGTTCCAAAAATATTCGCTCGAAATTGTTGATTGGATCAATAAACTTGGGTGGCTTGCGCCAGTACTTTTCTTAATTCTTTACTGTTTGGCAAGTTTAATGTTCTTACCAACCATGGTACTCACTCTCGCTGGTGGGGCAATTTTTGGTCCTGTCATTGGCACAATACTTAATTTGGTTGGTGCAACCTTTGGCGCTGCTTTTTCCTTTTTAATCACACGCCACCTCATTTATGACTGGTTTTCTAAAAAACGAGGAGAAAGGCTTAATAAATTAATTGCTGGTGTGGATCAAAAAGGGTGGATGTTTGTTGCTGTCTTGCGGTTATTTCTTATTGTCCCTTTTAATCTAGTAAATTACGGTTTGGGAGTAACGGGAATAAAATTTCGTCTTTATATAATCACTACTTTTATTTTTCTTATTCCAGCAGAAATTATTTATACCTATTTTGGTTACGCTGGCATGGACGCTCTATCAAGGCCAGATCACTTTTACAGAAATGGAGGCATTATCCTCTCTGGATTAGGCATTCTGTTTCTTTGTGTTATTAAACTTGTTAACAGAAAATAA
- a CDS encoding DUF1499 domain-containing protein: MVVTIMYLFPQINYRGMPEGLIDGHLPEGKPNWVSSKVEMTDTHYIAPLKAQSLAQLSSCIESKIPEVIIKTSDASQIIAYRPSKVFHFVDWLCIQNDGAVSSSATIGYSDLGKNRELIEKIRTLCK; encoded by the coding sequence ATGGTAGTGACAATCATGTATTTATTTCCCCAAATTAATTACAGAGGAATGCCTGAGGGTTTGATTGACGGACATTTACCAGAGGGAAAACCTAATTGGGTTAGCAGTAAGGTGGAAATGACTGATACCCATTACATCGCACCGTTAAAAGCTCAGTCTTTGGCTCAGTTATCTTCTTGTATTGAATCGAAAATACCTGAAGTGATTATTAAAACTAGCGATGCGTCCCAAATTATTGCTTATAGACCAAGTAAGGTCTTTCATTTTGTCGATTGGTTATGCATTCAGAATGATGGAGCGGTAAGCTCCAGTGCGACTATTGGGTACTCAGATTTAGGTAAAAATAGAGAGTTGATTGAAAAAATTCGTACTTTGTGTAAATGA
- the sufU gene encoding Fe-S cluster assembly sulfur transfer protein SufU, which translates to MSAELRELYQEIIIDHNRNPRNHHAMDGATTQANGFNPLCGDKLTVYAKLNEGLIVDLSFVGCGCAISQASASLMTDALNGKTVEQAHELFHRFHHMLTLDEETQLSSMDKLAVLAGVKAFPARVKCATLAWHTLEAALNKDTAVVKTE; encoded by the coding sequence ATGAGTGCTGAATTACGTGAGCTTTACCAGGAAATCATTATTGATCATAATCGCAATCCCCGTAATCATCACGCTATGGATGGTGCGACGACACAGGCTAATGGCTTTAATCCCCTTTGTGGCGATAAGTTAACCGTTTATGCCAAGCTAAATGAAGGCTTGATTGTGGATTTAAGTTTTGTAGGATGTGGTTGTGCCATTTCCCAAGCTTCGGCTTCATTGATGACTGATGCCTTAAACGGTAAAACAGTAGAACAGGCACATGAATTGTTTCATCGTTTTCATCATATGCTGACTTTGGATGAGGAAACTCAACTAAGCTCTATGGATAAATTGGCCGTTCTTGCAGGAGTTAAAGCTTTTCCAGCTCGAGTCAAATGCGCCACTTTAGCTTGGCATACTTTGGAGGCGGCTTTAAATAAAGATACCGCTGTAGTAAAAACGGAATAG
- a CDS encoding 5-formyltetrahydrofolate cyclo-ligase, with amino-acid sequence MSDQFKIAMRNTIKQVRSKVSTSYRTTSSNQICNRIQTLEQYRRAKNIALYFAINGEIELDSLWNSAPLQGKFCYFPALNDNLTLSFLPATPATPFKSNRYGIPEPDVSFDSAIDIETIDLMILPLVAFDMRCTRLGMGAGYYDRSLEKIQPKNLFGVAFQFQQVDFIDAQPWDIPLDAVVTQKAIYWRNPPEEVC; translated from the coding sequence ATGTCTGACCAATTTAAAATTGCCATGAGAAATACCATTAAACAAGTACGTTCAAAAGTATCCACCTCATATCGCACTACATCATCTAATCAGATCTGTAATCGAATCCAAACTTTGGAGCAGTATAGACGTGCCAAAAATATTGCACTCTACTTTGCTATAAACGGTGAAATAGAACTGGATTCTTTATGGAACAGTGCCCCATTACAAGGAAAGTTTTGTTATTTCCCTGCCTTAAATGATAATTTGACCCTTTCATTTTTGCCGGCGACCCCTGCCACCCCATTTAAAAGTAATCGCTATGGAATACCCGAACCGGATGTAAGTTTTGATTCAGCTATAGACATTGAGACAATAGATCTGATGATTCTTCCTCTGGTTGCTTTTGATATGCGTTGTACGCGTCTGGGAATGGGGGCCGGCTACTATGACCGCTCGTTGGAAAAGATACAGCCGAAAAATCTTTTCGGGGTAGCATTTCAATTTCAACAGGTGGATTTTATCGATGCTCAACCTTGGGACATTCCTCTTGATGCGGTAGTAACCCAAAAGGCTATCTATTGGCGCAATCCACCAGAAGAGGTATGTTGA
- the sufB gene encoding Fe-S cluster assembly protein SufB, whose protein sequence is MAKSSEHINSLLDREYQHGFITDIEVDTFPPGLDEDVIRRLSAIKGEPEFLLEWRLKAFRHWLTMPHPEWSSVHYPPVDYQALSYYSAPKSKKDAPKSLDEVDPELLKTYAKLGIPLREQEMLAGVAVDAVFDSVSVATTFKAKLAEKGVIFCPFSEAVHEHPELLMQYLGSVVPYRDNFYAALNSAVFSDGSFVYIPKGVRCPMELSTYFRINAASTGQFERTLIIADADSYVSYLEGCTAPMRDENQLHAAVVELVALDGAQIKYSTVQNWYPGDKEGKGGIYNFVTKRGACRGKRSKISWTQIETGSAITWKYPSVILQGDDSVGEFYSVALTNNYQQADTGTKMIHIGKNTRSTIISKGISAGHAHNAYRGLVRIAPTATNARNYTQCDSMLMGSLCSAHTFPYIEVKNPTAQVEHEATTSKISEEQLFYCQQRGIDTEDAVSMIVNGFCKQVLKELPMEFAVEATKLLGISLEGAVG, encoded by the coding sequence GTGGCTAAAAGTAGTGAGCACATTAATTCTCTGCTCGATAGAGAATACCAGCATGGGTTTATAACTGATATCGAAGTGGATACGTTCCCACCTGGATTGGATGAGGACGTAATTCGACGTTTGTCAGCCATTAAAGGTGAGCCTGAGTTTTTATTGGAATGGCGTCTAAAAGCATTTCGACATTGGTTAACCATGCCTCATCCAGAATGGTCTAGCGTGCATTATCCTCCAGTTGATTATCAAGCTTTATCTTATTATTCCGCACCCAAAAGCAAGAAAGATGCTCCAAAAAGTCTTGATGAAGTAGATCCGGAATTACTCAAAACCTATGCGAAATTAGGTATCCCTCTCAGGGAGCAGGAAATGCTGGCTGGGGTGGCTGTAGACGCGGTGTTTGATAGTGTTTCTGTCGCAACTACTTTTAAGGCAAAACTCGCTGAAAAAGGAGTTATTTTTTGTCCATTCTCTGAAGCAGTACACGAGCATCCTGAGCTATTAATGCAATACCTGGGGTCAGTCGTACCTTACAGAGATAATTTTTATGCGGCTTTAAATTCAGCTGTCTTTAGTGATGGTTCTTTTGTTTATATTCCAAAGGGAGTGCGTTGCCCAATGGAATTATCTACCTATTTCCGTATTAATGCAGCTTCTACGGGGCAGTTTGAACGGACCCTTATTATTGCCGATGCTGATAGTTATGTTTCGTATCTGGAAGGGTGCACCGCTCCTATGCGTGATGAAAATCAGTTACATGCTGCTGTGGTTGAATTAGTTGCTTTGGATGGAGCACAAATTAAATATTCCACAGTACAAAATTGGTACCCTGGTGATAAAGAGGGTAAAGGTGGTATTTATAATTTTGTGACGAAACGAGGGGCTTGCCGAGGGAAGCGTTCAAAAATTTCCTGGACGCAAATTGAGACTGGCTCTGCGATTACCTGGAAATACCCCAGTGTCATCTTACAGGGTGATGATTCGGTGGGGGAATTTTATTCCGTGGCATTAACCAATAATTATCAACAGGCTGATACAGGTACCAAGATGATCCATATTGGAAAAAATACACGCTCGACAATCATTTCCAAGGGAATTAGTGCCGGTCATGCTCATAATGCCTACCGTGGCTTGGTCCGTATTGCACCGACTGCTACTAATGCACGTAATTATACTCAATGTGACTCGATGCTGATGGGCAGTTTGTGTTCAGCACATACCTTTCCTTATATAGAAGTTAAGAATCCAACGGCTCAGGTAGAACATGAGGCGACCACCTCAAAAATCAGCGAGGAGCAGTTGTTTTATTGTCAGCAACGTGGCATTGATACCGAAGATGCGGTATCGATGATTGTAAATGGGTTTTGTAAGCAAGTATTAAAAGAGTTACCCATGGAATTTGCGGTGGAAGCCACTAAATTGTTGGGTATAAGTTTAGAAGGGGCAGTAGGCTAA
- a CDS encoding PHA/PHB synthase family protein has protein sequence MSHHDKELSELMQSVAEKSLQIIADLKKKPAQLPILLDQFIELTEHFQSMITVILKNPERVVKMQVSYWEDAVNLAQSMFNSWLEGKPMPINDSRFNGDDWLHNPFFNLLSQQYLLASEHLNSLLETMEYSDKSSAKRLRFFTKQYLDALSPSNFLHTNPQIIAETLESSGKNLLQGLHNLLSDLEADSARLTIRMSDNNAFKLGENIAATPGKVIFRSEMMELIQYTPQTTKVCSVPLLLIPPWINKYYILDLSPHNSLIRWLVAQGITVFIISWVNPDSRFAKKSLFDYLQEGPRTAIATIKKQLHVKDVNTLGFCIGGTLLTTLLAYNKAHNDKSIRSATFLASMIDFSDPGDISVFIDEQQIKKLEEKMESKGYLAGKFMASSFNSLRANDLIWSFFIKNYLRGKNPVPFDILFWNADSTNMPATMHSQYLRWMYLHNDLVKAGKICLNDTPIDVRTIDNPTFFLSTEKDHIAPWKTTYIGFQLMNGPKRFVLGGSGHIAGIINSPHAIKYGYRTNSSTTASPEEWLEQSVVNPGSWWPEWFKWLKTHSGKSIPAPELDQLPYAPLMDAPGSYVLKSSEHAISTTQQKDEA, from the coding sequence ATGTCCCATCATGACAAAGAGCTCAGTGAGCTCATGCAATCAGTAGCTGAAAAAAGCTTACAAATCATTGCTGACTTGAAGAAAAAACCTGCCCAGCTTCCAATTCTGTTGGACCAGTTTATTGAGCTGACCGAACATTTTCAGAGTATGATTACGGTTATTTTAAAAAATCCGGAAAGAGTAGTAAAAATGCAGGTATCTTATTGGGAAGATGCCGTAAACCTGGCCCAGTCAATGTTTAACTCCTGGCTTGAGGGCAAGCCGATGCCTATTAACGACTCTCGTTTTAATGGCGATGATTGGCTCCACAATCCTTTTTTCAATCTGTTAAGCCAACAATATCTGTTAGCTAGTGAACACTTGAACTCCTTATTGGAAACCATGGAATATAGTGATAAGAGCTCAGCAAAACGCCTGCGGTTTTTTACTAAACAATATCTTGATGCCTTATCACCCTCCAATTTCCTCCATACTAATCCGCAAATTATAGCGGAGACCCTGGAAAGTAGCGGGAAAAATTTACTCCAGGGGCTTCATAACTTACTATCTGACCTGGAAGCAGATTCTGCCCGTCTAACAATTAGAATGTCAGACAATAATGCTTTTAAACTGGGTGAAAATATTGCAGCCACCCCTGGGAAAGTAATATTTCGCAGTGAGATGATGGAGTTAATCCAGTACACACCACAAACGACAAAAGTATGTTCAGTTCCTCTACTCTTGATTCCGCCATGGATTAACAAATATTATATTTTAGACTTAAGCCCTCATAATTCTTTAATTCGTTGGTTGGTCGCTCAGGGTATTACGGTGTTTATTATCTCCTGGGTAAATCCAGATTCACGTTTTGCTAAAAAAAGCTTATTTGATTACTTACAAGAAGGACCCAGGACTGCGATTGCAACCATCAAGAAACAGTTACATGTTAAAGATGTGAACACTTTGGGATTTTGTATCGGTGGAACCTTGCTTACAACTCTCCTGGCTTATAACAAAGCCCATAATGACAAATCTATTCGCAGTGCTACTTTTTTAGCATCGATGATTGATTTTAGCGATCCTGGCGACATTTCCGTTTTTATTGATGAGCAACAAATTAAAAAGCTGGAAGAGAAAATGGAGTCTAAAGGGTATCTTGCTGGAAAATTTATGGCCTCGAGTTTTAATTCATTAAGGGCGAATGATTTGATTTGGTCCTTTTTTATAAAAAATTATCTACGTGGCAAAAATCCAGTACCTTTTGATATCTTATTTTGGAATGCTGATTCAACCAATATGCCAGCCACGATGCACTCCCAATATTTAAGGTGGATGTACTTACATAACGATCTGGTAAAAGCAGGCAAAATTTGTCTCAATGATACCCCGATAGATGTTAGAACTATTGATAATCCTACGTTTTTCCTTTCCACTGAAAAAGATCATATAGCTCCTTGGAAAACTACATATATTGGTTTTCAGCTGATGAACGGCCCAAAACGTTTTGTTCTGGGTGGTTCGGGACATATTGCCGGGATTATTAATTCACCCCATGCAATAAAGTACGGTTACCGTACCAATTCCAGCACTACAGCCAGTCCTGAAGAATGGCTGGAACAATCAGTGGTCAATCCCGGTTCCTGGTGGCCGGAATGGTTTAAATGGCTTAAAACCCATTCTGGAAAATCCATACCAGCCCCAGAGCTCGACCAATTGCCTTATGCGCCTTTAATGGATGCACCAGGCAGTTATGTACTTAAAAGTAGTGAGCACGCAATCAGCACTACACAGCAGAAAGATGAAGCTTGA
- a CDS encoding P-II family nitrogen regulator, giving the protein MKMVTAIIKPFKLDDVHEALMEIGVPGITISETRGFGRQKGHTELYRGAEYVVDFLPKIKIELALPDNMVDAAIEAICKSAYTGKIGDGKIFVYELQQVVRIRTGEIGVDAI; this is encoded by the coding sequence ATGAAAATGGTTACCGCAATCATTAAGCCATTTAAGCTTGATGACGTACATGAAGCATTAATGGAAATAGGTGTTCCAGGAATAACCATTTCAGAAACACGTGGCTTTGGCCGTCAAAAAGGACATACTGAACTCTATAGAGGAGCTGAGTATGTGGTTGATTTTCTTCCTAAAATTAAAATTGAACTCGCGCTACCTGATAATATGGTTGATGCAGCTATCGAAGCGATTTGTAAGTCTGCATACACCGGAAAAATTGGTGATGGCAAAATATTTGTCTATGAATTGCAGCAAGTGGTTCGCATACGCACAGGGGAAATTGGAGTAGATGCCATATAA
- a CDS encoding PA3496 family putative envelope integrity protein codes for MSELFEEDEEEAIEIEDDFEEVEVDTEITETPKGNLDARRRLENMLEERRLRDELDDFVDY; via the coding sequence ATGAGTGAATTATTTGAAGAAGATGAAGAAGAAGCAATTGAAATAGAAGATGATTTTGAAGAAGTCGAAGTTGATACGGAAATCACAGAAACACCTAAAGGCAATCTGGATGCCAGAAGACGCCTTGAAAACATGTTGGAAGAAAGAAGATTACGGGATGAACTTGATGATTTTGTTGACTATTAG
- the sufD gene encoding Fe-S cluster assembly protein SufD encodes MSEILEFYQQQAKKGLSSHDWLAQLQSKASAELDRHGFPTRHDEEWKYTHVDALLKQHFAPQPPVVNPNALKNSDLPLQHQLSIHNGLMFGEKELVEKLPEGVLILPLSAALVDHADLIKPYLGTILQQEHGFHFLNTAMIHCGLFLYIPAGVCIDEPIALAHVQDQTNQAVHLRHLIIAEKQSRATVVEEYRGETDCCYLTNTVTEIFVGEKVQLTHYKIQNESKTAYHLGHLSVKQLAHSQFASHSLSLGGKLVRSDISMYLQEEHAHCLMNGIYAPAEGQHVDHHTTVHHLVPDCSSEQDYKGILTGRSRAVFNGKVIVAKDAQHTNAKQQNKNLLLSANAEIDTKPQLEIFADDVLCSHGATVGQLDEEALFYLATRGIGRLEASHYLIHAFAQDNLRLIPNRELADWMGNLLTQQLE; translated from the coding sequence ATGAGCGAGATTTTAGAGTTTTATCAACAGCAGGCAAAAAAAGGGTTGTCATCCCATGACTGGCTTGCTCAATTACAATCTAAGGCGTCAGCTGAATTAGATCGACATGGTTTTCCTACCCGACATGATGAGGAGTGGAAGTATACCCATGTTGACGCTTTGTTAAAGCAGCATTTTGCACCACAACCGCCCGTGGTAAATCCTAATGCTTTAAAAAATTCTGATTTGCCGCTCCAACACCAATTATCAATACACAATGGCCTAATGTTTGGGGAAAAAGAGTTGGTTGAGAAGTTACCTGAAGGTGTCTTGATTCTTCCCTTATCTGCAGCTTTAGTTGATCATGCGGATCTGATTAAGCCTTATCTTGGAACTATTTTGCAACAGGAACATGGCTTTCATTTTTTAAACACGGCCATGATTCATTGCGGTTTGTTTTTATACATACCCGCAGGGGTTTGCATTGATGAACCCATTGCTTTAGCTCATGTTCAGGATCAAACCAACCAAGCGGTTCATTTGCGGCATTTAATTATTGCGGAAAAGCAGAGTCGGGCTACTGTTGTTGAAGAGTATCGTGGTGAAACAGATTGTTGTTACCTGACGAATACCGTTACGGAAATTTTCGTAGGAGAAAAAGTGCAACTTACTCATTATAAAATTCAAAATGAGAGTAAAACTGCCTACCATCTTGGTCATTTGTCAGTTAAGCAATTAGCCCATAGCCAATTTGCCAGTCATTCATTAAGTTTGGGTGGTAAACTGGTACGAAGTGATATCAGCATGTATTTGCAAGAAGAGCATGCTCATTGCCTTATGAATGGAATTTATGCCCCAGCAGAAGGGCAGCATGTAGATCATCATACGACCGTGCACCATTTGGTACCTGATTGTTCCAGCGAACAAGATTATAAAGGTATTTTAACGGGTCGTTCACGTGCAGTATTTAATGGTAAGGTCATTGTGGCAAAAGATGCACAACATACCAATGCCAAACAGCAAAATAAGAATTTGTTACTTTCAGCCAATGCTGAAATCGACACCAAACCACAATTAGAAATTTTCGCTGACGATGTACTTTGTTCTCATGGTGCAACAGTGGGGCAATTAGATGAAGAGGCTTTATTTTATTTGGCAACGCGAGGGATTGGCAGGTTAGAAGCGTCACATTATTTAATTCATGCATTTGCCCAGGATAATTTAAGGCTTATTCCCAATCGTGAGTTAGCTGATTGGATGGGTAATTTATTAACTCAACAGTTGGAGTAA
- a CDS encoding SUF system Fe-S cluster assembly regulator, with protein sequence MLRISKLADYGTVVMVYLAKHAQELCNARDIALHTHLAVPTVSKILKRLTVAGLLTSVRGVTGGYRLQRSATEISVSQIIYALEEHRGFTECSLQPNDCSLQEVCTIQGNWRLISQAIETALDSVSLDALAKPTLQARDINRVRQLASGVNRG encoded by the coding sequence ATGCTGCGCATTAGCAAATTGGCCGATTATGGAACAGTTGTCATGGTTTATCTTGCCAAGCATGCGCAAGAATTATGTAATGCGCGTGATATTGCCTTACATACTCATTTAGCTGTACCTACAGTAAGTAAAATCTTAAAGCGCTTAACAGTCGCTGGTCTCTTGACTTCAGTGCGCGGTGTGACCGGAGGTTATAGGCTACAAAGGTCCGCAACTGAAATATCAGTATCTCAAATTATTTATGCTTTGGAAGAGCATCGTGGTTTTACTGAATGCAGCCTGCAACCTAATGATTGCTCTTTACAGGAAGTATGTACTATTCAGGGCAATTGGCGATTAATAAGCCAGGCAATAGAGACTGCATTGGACAGTGTGAGTTTGGATGCATTGGCAAAACCAACGCTTCAGGCGCGGGATATCAATCGCGTCCGGCAATTAGCAAGTGGAGTAAATCGTGGCTAA
- a CDS encoding aminotransferase class V-fold PLP-dependent enzyme, with product MSTNASILSPFEIKAIRKEFPILNQKINEYDLIYFDNAATTQKPITVIQAMTDYYEHINANVHRGVHALSVRATERYEEARAKVKRFINAKSVRECVFVRGTTEAINLVAQSFVAPRILPDEEILITYMEHHSNIVPWQMVCKQTGARLQVAPISLSGEILLDEFEKKLNEKTRFVAINYASNALGTINPVKKMIEMAHAHGAEVLLDGAQATAHLPIDVQSLGCDFYAFSGHKMYGPTGIGVLWGKEELLENMSPYQGGGEMINYVTFETTEYASLPQKFEAGTPNIAGAIGLGAAIDYLESLDLEAIAAYETHLLNYATASVESIKGFNIIGTAQHKVPIISFVHGKIHPHDIGTILDSEGIAIRSGHHCAMPLMDLYEVAATSRISLSFYNTQEEIDRCVAALKRVKEVFA from the coding sequence ATGAGTACAAATGCTTCAATACTTTCACCATTTGAAATTAAGGCAATTCGTAAAGAGTTTCCGATTTTAAATCAAAAGATCAACGAGTATGATTTAATTTATTTTGATAATGCAGCGACTACTCAAAAGCCTATAACCGTAATTCAGGCTATGACGGATTATTATGAGCATATTAATGCGAATGTTCATCGCGGAGTCCATGCTTTAAGCGTCAGAGCCACTGAGCGCTATGAAGAAGCCAGAGCCAAGGTTAAACGCTTCATTAATGCGAAATCAGTACGTGAATGTGTCTTTGTGCGTGGTACTACAGAAGCGATTAATCTGGTAGCGCAGAGTTTTGTTGCTCCGCGTATTTTGCCTGACGAAGAGATATTAATTACCTACATGGAACACCATTCCAATATTGTTCCCTGGCAAATGGTATGTAAACAAACGGGAGCCAGGTTGCAAGTGGCACCAATTTCCTTGAGCGGCGAAATTTTGCTTGATGAATTTGAAAAAAAATTAAATGAAAAAACCAGGTTTGTAGCAATTAATTATGCTTCTAATGCTTTAGGTACCATCAACCCCGTTAAAAAAATGATTGAGATGGCCCATGCCCATGGTGCTGAGGTGTTACTTGATGGAGCACAGGCAACAGCTCATTTACCCATAGACGTCCAAAGTTTAGGTTGTGATTTCTATGCCTTTTCAGGACATAAGATGTATGGCCCTACGGGCATAGGTGTTTTATGGGGTAAAGAAGAACTTCTGGAAAATATGTCTCCTTATCAGGGTGGGGGAGAGATGATCAATTACGTCACTTTTGAAACCACTGAGTATGCTTCTCTTCCCCAAAAATTCGAAGCAGGTACTCCAAATATTGCTGGCGCTATTGGTTTAGGGGCCGCTATTGATTATTTGGAGTCTTTGGACTTGGAAGCGATTGCCGCTTATGAAACTCATTTATTAAATTATGCGACTGCCTCTGTTGAATCGATAAAGGGGTTTAATATTATTGGTACGGCCCAGCATAAAGTACCTATTATTTCTTTTGTCCATGGAAAAATCCATCCCCATGATATAGGAACTATTCTTGATAGCGAAGGTATAGCCATACGCAGCGGGCATCACTGTGCCATGCCATTGATGGATTTATATGAGGTTGCCGCTACATCAAGAATTTCATTATCCTTTTATAATACTCAAGAAGAAATAGATCGGTGTGTAGCAGCATTGAAACGAGTAAAAGAGGTTTTTGCATGA
- the sufC gene encoding Fe-S cluster assembly ATPase SufC: MLKINELNVAINAQSILKGINLHVNAGEVHAIMGPNGSGKSTLSKVLAGHPSYHVTGGEISYLGTDLLPLAPEERARAGIFMSFQYPVEIPGVTNINFLKASVNAVRKGQGKNTLDAIEFLSFIREKCQLLDMDESFLYRSINEGFSGGEKKRNEILQMVALEPKLAVLDETDSGLDIDALRVISHGVNAMRSPERAIILVTHYQRLLDYIEPDFIHVLVNGRIIMSGDKSLALELEKKGYSWLEETEQ, from the coding sequence ATGTTAAAAATTAATGAGTTAAATGTTGCAATCAATGCACAGTCGATTTTAAAAGGCATTAATCTTCATGTTAATGCAGGTGAAGTTCATGCCATTATGGGACCGAACGGTTCAGGAAAGAGTACTTTGTCTAAAGTGCTGGCTGGCCATCCTTCATATCACGTGACTGGCGGAGAAATTAGTTATTTAGGTACTGATTTATTACCTTTGGCACCTGAAGAGCGAGCTCGAGCGGGTATTTTTATGTCGTTCCAGTACCCTGTTGAAATTCCGGGAGTGACAAATATCAATTTCCTTAAAGCGTCTGTTAACGCAGTTCGTAAAGGTCAGGGAAAAAACACTCTTGATGCAATAGAATTTTTGAGTTTTATTCGTGAAAAATGCCAGTTGCTGGATATGGATGAAAGCTTCTTGTATCGCAGTATTAATGAAGGTTTTTCAGGTGGTGAAAAGAAACGCAATGAAATTTTACAAATGGTAGCTTTAGAGCCTAAATTAGCTGTTCTTGATGAAACAGATTCTGGTTTGGATATAGATGCCCTGCGGGTTATTTCTCATGGTGTCAATGCCATGCGCTCACCTGAGCGAGCAATTATTTTAGTGACTCACTACCAGCGCTTACTCGATTATATTGAACCTGATTTTATTCATGTCCTGGTGAATGGCCGTATCATCATGTCTGGTGATAAGTCTTTAGCGCTTGAACTGGAGAAAAAAGGTTACAGCTGGCTTGAAGAAACGGAGCAGTGA